The following proteins come from a genomic window of Amaranthus tricolor cultivar Red isolate AtriRed21 chromosome 14, ASM2621246v1, whole genome shotgun sequence:
- the LOC130799484 gene encoding brassinosteroid-responsive RING protein 1-like: MGFPAGYSEVLLPKLLITTLSFLGFFGNLILSLLRLLGLSSFIEPGFHEPDQPESGPPQSISSAAALIREMLPVLTYAEIIASTGPENEPDQAESCAVCFYEFEEEDEIRQMRNCRHMFHSCCVDRWIDHDRKTCPLCRMPFVPEELQEDFNEKLWAASGIPDFYSEYSPITNF; this comes from the coding sequence atgggaTTTCCAGCAGGTTACTCAGAAGTACTCCTCCCTAAACTCCTCATTACTACTCTCTCTTTTCTCGGCTTCTTCGGTAACCTCATCCTCTCTCTGCTCCGCCTATTGGGCCTATCCTCCTTCATCGAACCGGGTTTTCATGAACCTGACCAACCCGAATCCGGTCCGCCCCAATCTATCTCTTCGGCTGCAGCCCTCATCCGGGAAATGCTCCCTGTGTTAACTTACGCCGAAATTATTGCTTCAACCGGGCCGGAAAATGAGCCCGATCAGGCCGAGAGTTGCGCCGTCTGCTTTTATGAGTTCGAGGAGGAAGATGAGATCCGACAGATGAGAAACTGCCGACACATGTTTCATAGCTGTTGCGTAGACCGTTGGATTGATCATGATCGGAAAACATGCCCACTTTGTAGAATGCCTTTTGTTCCTGAAGAATTGCAGGAAGATTTTAATGAGAAGCTTTGGGCTGCATCTGGAATTCCTGATTTTTATTCTGAATATTCACCCATTACTAATTTCTAG